Proteins from one Xenopus tropicalis strain Nigerian chromosome 1, UCB_Xtro_10.0, whole genome shotgun sequence genomic window:
- the golph3 gene encoding Golgi phosphoprotein 3 has product MTSLTQRSSGLVQRRTEASRSDRERAAEGEEEERDRDGQEEDERGGDKEARLTLMEEVLLLGLKDREGYTSFWNDCISAGLRGCMLIELAFRGRIALESGGMRRKSLLARKVTFKSDAPTGDVMLDEALKHIKESPTPETVQSWIELLSGETWNPLKLHFQLRNVRERLAKNLVEKGVLTTEKQNFLLFDMTTHPLTNNNIKQRLIKKVQEAVLDKWVKDPHRMERRLLALIYLAHSSDVIENAFAPLLDDQYDLAMKRVRQLLDLDPEVESTKPNANEILWAVVATFTK; this is encoded by the exons ATGACGTCCCTGACCCAGCGCAGCTCCGGGCTGGTACAGCGCCGCACCGAGGCCTCCCGAAGCGACAGGGAGAGGGCAGCTGAGGGGGAGGAAGAGGAGAGGGACCGGGATGGGCAGGAGGAAGACGAGCGGGGAGGGGATAAGGAGGCCAGGCTCACACTGATGGAAGAGGTGCTTCTCCTGGGCCTGAAGGACAGAGAG GGGTACACATCCTTTTGGAATGATTGCATCTCGGCAGGCTTACGTGGCTGCATGCTTATTGAGCTGGCATTTAGGGGGAGGATCGCTCTGGAATCGGGTGGTATGCGGCGCAAAAGTCTGCTTGCACGAAAG GTTACCTTCAAATCCGATGCTCCAACAGGAGATGTTATGCTTGATGAAGCCTTAAAACACATAAAGGAAAGTCCAACTCCAGAAACTGTACAAAGCTGGATTGAACTTCTCAGCG GTGAAACCTGGAATCCGCTAAAGCTGCACTTCCAGCTAAGAAACGTGCGCGAGCGCCTAGCGAAAAATCTGGTGGAAAAGGGGGTGTTAACCACGGAGAAACAAAACTTTCTGCTGTTTGACATGACCACACACCCCCTGACAAACAATAACATCAAGCAGCGGTTGATTAAGAAGGTGCAGGAAGCTGTTCTTGACAAGTGGGTGAAAGATCCTCATCGCATGGAGAGACGTTTGTTGGCTCTCATCTACCTAGCCCACTCTTCCGACGTCATCGAGAACGCATTCGCCCCGCTTCTGGACGACCAGTACGACTTGGCCATGAAAAGAGTACGGCAGCTGCTGGATCTAGACCCGGAAGTGGAAAGTACGAAGCCCAACGCTAACGAGATCCTCTGGGCCGTCGTAGCCACAttcacaaaataa